In Anaerobranca californiensis DSM 14826, the following are encoded in one genomic region:
- a CDS encoding putative ABC transporter permease — MGEYFFDIVIYFALYSFIGWMLETIYASISKKKFINRGFLHGPFCPIYGFGAILIIQLLIFLNNSLSIVSESTTVKILLAMLLTTILEYITGYILEKIFNCKWWDYSNNFLNLHGRVCIKYSIFWGILSYILITFAHPITVKYVAFLNISTKFIMTAIIIIYFIFDTIKSVTEIIDLKQVVLMYYQYPLGNFHEQVIKYKRIFQAFPKLCFLNVGKLNQEIRGYVQNEFKRIKVKVKGRQRDL, encoded by the coding sequence GTGGGGGAATACTTTTTTGATATTGTAATATATTTTGCCCTATACTCTTTTATAGGATGGATGCTGGAAACAATTTATGCTAGTATTTCTAAAAAGAAATTTATTAATAGAGGATTTTTGCATGGTCCTTTCTGTCCCATATATGGATTTGGGGCAATATTGATTATTCAGTTACTAATTTTTTTGAATAATAGCCTTAGCATTGTATCAGAGTCAACAACGGTTAAAATATTGTTGGCTATGTTATTAACAACGATACTTGAATATATCACTGGATATATTTTAGAGAAAATATTTAACTGCAAATGGTGGGATTACAGTAATAACTTTTTAAATTTGCATGGGAGAGTATGTATAAAGTATTCTATATTCTGGGGAATACTTTCTTATATTCTGATTACTTTTGCTCATCCGATAACTGTTAAGTATGTTGCTTTTTTGAACATATCAACGAAATTTATTATGACGGCTATTATAATTATTTATTTTATTTTCGATACAATAAAATCAGTTACAGAAATAATAGACCTAAAGCAGGTTGTCTTGATGTATTATCAATATCCTTTAGGAAATTTTCATGAACAAGTTATAAAATACAAAAGGATTTTTCAGGCATTTCCTAAATTGTGCTTTTTAAATGTTGGCAAACTTAATCAGGAGATTAGAGGATATGTACAAAATGAGTTTAAAAGAATTAAGGTTAAAGTTAAAGGCAGACAACGAGATTTATAG
- the glmS gene encoding glutamine--fructose-6-phosphate transaminase (isomerizing) yields the protein MCGIVGYIGDKKAAPILFEGLSKLEYRGYDSAGIAVVEKGLLAVEKKEGRLMGLEEVVGDKFTATVGIGHTRWATHGKPSDVNSHPHLDNDGEIAVVHNGIIENYLTLKEMLIEKGHKFQSETDTEVVPHLIKGFYKGDLLEAVKEAVKHLEGAYALVVLHKNEPNRLICVRKDSPLVIGLGSGENFIASDIPAIIQYTKKTLILDDNEIAVVTKDKVEVMDKAGNHVDKKVLTVDWDPEAAEKEGYPHFMLKEILEQPTALRNTLKDRIQGDRVNLDYLNITPEYLKGLRSISIVACGTAYHAGLIGKELIEGLLRIPVEVSVASEFRYRNPLVDEKTLVIVVSQSGETADTLAALRESKRRGAKVLAITNVKGSSVAREADFMFHTVAGPEIAVASTKAYTTQLLGFYLLTLYFGQLLGKEMPKELYSGLKELPVLAQKVINETEKRIESLIKPFEGWGDCFFIGRSLDWHVAEEGALKLKEISYIHAEAYAAGELKHGTLALIEKDIPVIALATQLDVYEKTISNIKEVKAREGYVIALVQEGDTETAKSVDQVLEIPKVPSLLTPILTVLPLQLISYHVAVARGCDVDKPRNLAKSVTVE from the coding sequence ATGTGCGGAATAGTTGGATATATTGGAGATAAAAAAGCAGCACCAATTCTTTTTGAAGGATTGTCAAAATTAGAATATAGAGGTTATGATTCTGCAGGGATCGCCGTTGTGGAAAAAGGTTTATTAGCTGTGGAAAAAAAAGAAGGTAGATTAATGGGATTAGAAGAAGTTGTTGGGGATAAGTTCACTGCTACTGTGGGTATAGGACATACCCGTTGGGCTACCCATGGAAAACCATCAGATGTTAATTCACACCCCCATTTAGACAATGATGGTGAAATTGCAGTTGTCCACAATGGAATCATCGAAAACTATTTAACATTAAAGGAAATGTTAATAGAAAAGGGCCATAAATTTCAATCAGAAACAGATACCGAAGTAGTACCCCATTTAATTAAAGGGTTTTACAAAGGGGATCTCTTAGAAGCTGTGAAGGAAGCTGTTAAGCATTTAGAAGGGGCCTACGCCTTGGTAGTTCTCCATAAAAATGAACCCAACCGCTTAATTTGTGTAAGAAAAGACAGTCCCTTAGTGATTGGCTTAGGCAGTGGGGAAAACTTCATAGCATCTGATATTCCCGCAATTATCCAGTACACTAAAAAGACTTTAATATTAGATGACAATGAAATAGCAGTAGTAACAAAGGATAAAGTTGAAGTTATGGATAAAGCAGGGAACCATGTGGATAAAAAGGTATTAACTGTGGATTGGGATCCTGAGGCAGCGGAAAAAGAAGGTTATCCACATTTTATGTTAAAAGAAATCCTTGAACAGCCAACAGCCCTTAGAAATACTTTAAAAGATAGAATCCAAGGGGATAGGGTAAACCTAGATTATCTAAATATAACTCCTGAATATCTAAAAGGACTTAGAAGTATATCAATAGTAGCTTGTGGTACTGCATATCATGCAGGATTAATTGGTAAAGAGCTGATTGAAGGGTTATTGAGAATACCAGTGGAAGTATCCGTTGCTTCTGAGTTCCGCTACAGAAACCCATTAGTAGATGAAAAAACATTAGTAATTGTCGTCAGTCAATCGGGAGAAACTGCCGACACCTTAGCGGCCCTAAGGGAATCAAAGCGGAGGGGAGCTAAAGTATTAGCTATCACCAATGTTAAAGGAAGCTCTGTGGCCAGAGAAGCAGACTTTATGTTCCATACCGTAGCAGGGCCAGAAATCGCTGTAGCCTCTACTAAAGCATACACTACCCAATTACTAGGTTTCTATCTTCTAACCCTATACTTTGGCCAATTATTAGGTAAAGAGATGCCTAAAGAACTATACAGCGGATTAAAGGAATTGCCAGTCCTTGCACAAAAGGTGATCAACGAAACAGAAAAAAGAATCGAATCCTTAATTAAACCCTTTGAAGGTTGGGGAGATTGTTTCTTTATCGGAAGAAGTTTAGATTGGCATGTAGCAGAAGAAGGGGCATTGAAATTAAAGGAAATTTCCTATATCCATGCTGAAGCCTATGCAGCAGGGGAGTTAAAACACGGTACCCTAGCCCTTATTGAAAAGGATATCCCCGTCATCGCCTTAGCAACCCAATTAGATGTATATGAAAAAACAATAAGCAACATCAAAGAAGTAAAGGCAAGGGAAGGCTATGTCATCGCCTTAGTACAAGAAGGGGATACAGAAACGGCTAAATCAGTAGACCAAGTGCTAGAAATACCAAAGGTACCTTCATTACTAACACCTATCCTCACAGTTCTACCACTACAGCTAATCTCCTACCATGTAGCAGTTGCTAGGGGTTGTGATGTAGATAAACCAAGGAATTTAGCAAAATCAGTAACAGTAGAGTAG
- the ubiB gene encoding 2-polyprenylphenol 6-hydroxylase: protein MIAINRYKHIKRYREIILVFVKHGFGTFIDQMGILSYLNIRKRIVKHTAENKFTKLTVGQRLRLSLEELGPTFIKLGQIISTRPDLLPQDIIEELEKLQDTVPPFPFEEVRNVIESELGDSLENIYAKFDEKPLAAASIAQVHLAELLSGKRVVVKVQRPKIERNIDLDLKILKDLAYFIDNHTKYGKLYDFSKMVQEFEITIKNELDFRIEGENAETFKKNFMKDKDVIVPNISWIHTTRRVLTMEYIDGIRLNDFEALEKAGLNRKVIAHNLATSIFNQILRDGFFHGDPHPGNIMVLEGNVIAFLDLGMVGKLSEERKNQFLKMLMGITFKNSKLIIRGILGLDAMSRRVNIKKLEKDIDTLRDKYLSVPLSEIKIGEVFNEIFHLAFSYNIVIPSEFTMLAKSLVTLEGLVEKLDPQLNILEVAEPIAGKLMFRIFSPEKIGKEFIGGIMDYGNLARKFPSSMLNFLEKIEDEDFTMQFKMKDIEKIVKRIEKIFNRLSFSMVLLAVSIVIAGIIIGSGMSAHTGVEVYFLNITILKIGLVIAGAIVLFLIISALRSGHL from the coding sequence TTGATTGCTATTAATCGATATAAGCATATTAAAAGATATCGAGAAATTATTCTAGTGTTTGTAAAACATGGTTTTGGTACTTTCATAGACCAGATGGGCATCCTGTCTTATTTAAATATAAGAAAGAGAATAGTAAAACACACGGCTGAAAATAAATTTACGAAACTTACTGTAGGTCAGCGGTTAAGGTTATCATTAGAAGAATTAGGACCTACCTTTATAAAGTTGGGGCAAATCATTAGTACAAGACCTGACCTTCTGCCACAGGATATAATTGAAGAACTGGAAAAATTACAGGATACAGTACCGCCTTTTCCATTTGAAGAAGTTAGAAATGTGATAGAAAGCGAATTGGGTGACTCACTAGAAAATATCTATGCGAAATTTGATGAAAAGCCTTTAGCGGCAGCATCCATTGCACAAGTTCATCTTGCAGAATTACTATCAGGGAAACGAGTAGTTGTCAAAGTTCAAAGACCTAAAATAGAGAGGAACATTGACCTCGATTTAAAAATATTGAAGGACCTCGCATATTTTATTGACAATCATACGAAGTATGGGAAACTATATGATTTTAGTAAGATGGTGCAGGAATTTGAAATTACTATTAAAAATGAACTGGATTTTAGAATTGAAGGAGAAAATGCAGAAACATTTAAGAAAAATTTTATGAAAGATAAAGATGTGATTGTTCCTAACATCAGTTGGATTCATACAACACGTCGTGTATTAACAATGGAATATATTGATGGTATACGGTTAAATGATTTTGAAGCACTGGAGAAAGCAGGGCTTAACCGTAAAGTAATTGCTCATAACCTTGCTACTTCTATATTTAATCAGATATTAAGAGATGGTTTTTTTCATGGAGACCCTCATCCTGGTAATATTATGGTTTTAGAAGGGAATGTAATTGCGTTTTTGGATTTGGGTATGGTGGGGAAGTTAAGTGAGGAACGGAAAAACCAATTTCTTAAAATGTTAATGGGGATTACATTTAAAAACAGCAAATTGATTATTCGAGGAATATTAGGATTAGATGCAATGTCAAGAAGGGTAAATATCAAAAAACTTGAGAAGGATATTGATACATTAAGGGATAAATATTTGTCAGTTCCTCTAAGTGAGATAAAAATTGGGGAGGTATTCAATGAGATTTTTCATCTTGCTTTTTCCTATAATATTGTGATTCCAAGCGAGTTTACAATGCTTGCAAAATCACTTGTTACTTTAGAAGGTTTAGTAGAAAAATTAGACCCACAACTTAATATTTTAGAAGTTGCAGAGCCAATTGCAGGAAAGTTAATGTTTAGAATATTCTCGCCCGAAAAAATAGGAAAAGAATTTATTGGCGGAATTATGGATTATGGTAATTTAGCAAGGAAATTCCCATCGTCGATGCTGAACTTTTTAGAAAAAATAGAAGATGAAGATTTTACAATGCAGTTTAAGATGAAGGATATTGAGAAAATTGTGAAACGAATAGAAAAAATTTTTAACCGTCTTTCATTTAGTATGGTGTTACTGGCAGTCAGTATCGTCATTGCAGGCATTATTATAGGTTCTGGAATGAGTGCCCATACAGGGGTAGAGGTATATTTTCTAAATATAACAATTTTAAAAATTGGACTGGTTATTGCAGGTGCAATAGTATTGTTTCTTATTATTTCAGCATTACGGTCAGGTCATTTATGA